In Hyalangium gracile, the genomic stretch GGTTCAAATCCGCGGTCATGAGCCTCCCCGGCGAGCCCCCCACGTTGGTGCGCGTCGGAGCGGCGAAGACGCCGGCCGTCGTGGCGAGCGCCACCTCCACCGTGCCCACGCCGCTGGTGGCGGCCAGGTCCAGCTTCCCATCCCGGTTGAAGTCTCCGACCGCCAGCCCCTCCGGCGGGCCCTGGAGCGTCGTGGCCACGGTGGCCGCGCCGAAGGTGCCGGTGCCGGTGCCCTTGAGCAGATAGATGTTGGTGTTGGAGCCGCCCGCCAGCACGTCCGCCTTCCCGTCCCCGTCCACATCCCTCACCAGGAGGACCGAGGCGCTCGCGCCCACGGCAACGGCGGTGGGAGCGCCGAAGGAGCCCATCCCGTTGCCGAGCAGCACCTGGACATCATTGGCGGCGGAGCCCACCACCAGGTCCGTCCGCCCGTCGTTGTTCACGTCCGCGCGAGCCACCACCTTGGGCGTCGAGCCCGCGGGCAGCAGGCCCGGAGGCGCGAAGTGCAGCCCGTTGGCCATGACGACGCCATTGAGGATGGCGCTGCTGGGCAGCGCGCCCGGCACCTGGGCGGTGACGCGCATGCGGATCGTCTCATTGGAGGACGACAGGTCCGCGGTGCTGTTCCAGTGGAACGTATGCGTGACGCCGGTGGGCGAGGTGGCCACGCCCTGGACGCCCGAGCCGGTGGTGGCGCCCGCCTGGGTGGCGCGCTTGAAGACGCCTTCCTGCTCGTACTCGACGATGATGTCGGCGCGCGCGGAGGCCGACTGCGTCACCGTGTACTGGATGGCCGCGCACCCCGAGACGGAGCTGGTGGTCAGCACCGGGTTGGACACATTGGCCGGGGGCCGCAGGAAGGTGACGGTGGCCAGCCCGTTCCTGCCAGCTCCGGTGGCGGTCACGATCTTCGTGCCCGTGGAGGTGGAGGTCAGCGTGGTGATGCGCTGGCCGTTGACGTCCGTGGGGCCGTCGCCCGGGTTGAAGACGTTGCCCGTGCCAGGCGCGGCGAAGACGATGGGCACACCCGGCACGCGGTTGCCGAAGGCGTCCTCGGCGGTGGCCGTCAGCGTCGTCGGATCCATGCCGTTGGCCTCCACCTGGGTGGGCGCGGCGCTCAGGCTGAGGGTGGCGATGGGGCCCGCCACGAAGGTGACGCTGGCGGTCGGCAGCACGAGGGCCGCCGCCGTGGCGTCCACGCTCTTCACCTCGGCTCGCGTGGAGCGCAGCCTGGCGACGAACCGGCCATCCGCGCCGGAGGTGCCGCTGGCGGGGGTGAGCGTGTTGTTCACGCCCGAGGCGGTGACGTTCACCGCCTGGCTCGCCACGGGGTTGCCGTACTGGTCCTTCACCGTGACGGTGATGGTGGCCTCGGCGACGTTGTCCGCCACCACGCTGGCCGGCGTCACCGTGAGCGTGGACGTGGTGGAGTTGGGCGCGCCCGCGGTGACGTCGAAGGGGCTGCTCACCGCGTTGCTCAGGCCCGCCGCGGAGGCGCGCAGCGTGTAGGCGGTACCGGACTGCTCGACGAACAGATCATCGAAGGTGGCCACGCCGGCGACCACGGCCCGAGACACGGTGCCGCGCAGCAGGACACCACTGGCCACCGGATCCAGCACCAGCGTGACGGTGGCGGTAGAGCTCGCCACCCGGTTGCCGCGGCCGTCGAGCACCTCCACCCTCACGCTCGGCGCCAGCGTCTGCCCGGCGCTGACGGTTGCGGGCGGCTCGACGAGGAAGTTCAGGGCCACCGCGGGGCCCGCGGTGAACGTCACCTGCGGCTGCTGCGCGACGGGGTTGCCGTTGAGCGTGGCGGAGACCGTCTTGAGCTCGGCCAGGATGGAGGAGAGCGTCGCGCTGAAGGTGCCATCCGCGGCGGTGGTGCCGCTGGTGGACGACAGCGTGTTGTCGGCGCCCGAGACGCCGAGCCCCACCGACTGGCCCGAGACCGGGTTGCCGAAGGCGTCCCTCACGGTGACGGTGATGGTGGTGAAGTCCAGGCCATCCGCGATGACGGAGCTCTTGCTCACCGTGACGGTGGTCTGCGGCAGGGACGGCGTGTCCGCGATGATGTTGAAGGCGTTGCTGACGGCGGGGGTGAGGCCCGCGGCGGTGGCGCGCAGCGTGTAGCCGGTGCCCGCCTTCTTGATGTTCAGGTCGCCGAAGCTGGCCACACCCGAGGCCGTCTGCTGCGTCGCGGTGCCATCGAGCGTGGCGCCGCTGGCCGCCGGCTCCAGCACCAGCGTCACGCTGACGCTGGGCGAGGCCACCCGGTTGCCCTGGGCATCGAGCGCCTCCACCTGGAGCGCCGGAGTCAGCGTCTGCCCGGCCACCGTCTGCGCCGGAGGCTGGGTGACGAAGGCCAGCCGCACGGCCGGGCCGGGGACGAACGTCACCTGCGGCTGCGGCGAGACGGCGGTGCCATTCACCGTGGCGGAGATCGTCTTGGTCTCGGCTCGGATGGACGTGAGCGTCGCGCTGAAGGTGCCACCCGCGCTGGTGGAGCCGCTCGGCGGCGTCAGCGTGTTGTTGCTGCCGGTGACGGCGGGGACCACGGCCTGGCCCGGCACCGGGTTGTCATAGGCGTCACGCACGGTGACGGTGACGACAGTGAAGTCCGTGCCATCCGCGGTGACGGTGGTCTTGCTCACCTCCACCAGCGTCCGGGTGAGATCGACGGGAGCGGCGACGATGTCGAAGGGGTTGCTCACAGCCGCGGTCAGGCCCGTCGCGGTGGCGCGCAGCGTGTAGCCGGTGCCCGCCTTCTTGACGTTCAGGTCATTGAAGCCGGCCACGCCCGAGGCCGTCTGCCGGGTCGCGGTGCCATCGAGCGTGGCGCCGCTGGCCGCCGGCTCCAGCACCAGCGTCACGCTGACGTTGGGCGAGGCCACCCGGTTGCCCTGGGCATCGAGCACTTCTACCTGGAGCGCCGGAGTCAGCGTCTGCCCGGCCACCGTCTGCGGCGGCGGCTGGGTGACATAGGCCAGCCTCACCGGCGGGCCAGCGATGAACGTCACCTGCGGCTGCGTCGAAACAGGGTTGCCGTTCAAGGTGGCGGAGATCGTCTTGAGCTCCGCGCGGGTAGACGTGAGCGTCGCGCTGAAGGACCCATCCGCGCCGGTGGAGCCGCTCGGCGGCGTCAGCGTGTTGCCGCTGCCCGAGGCGGTGAGACCCACCGTCTGGCCCGACACCCCATTGTCATAGGTGTCGCGCACGGTGACCTTGACGGTGGTGGAGTCCGCGCCGTCCGCGGTGACGGTGGTCTTGCTCACCTCCACCAGCGTCCGCAACGGGTCCACGGGGCCGGTGACGATGTTGAACGCGGTGCTGACGGCGGCAGTGAGGCCAGTGGCGGTGGCGCGCAGCGTGTAGCCAGTGCCCGCCTTCTTGACGTTCAGGTCATTGAAGCTGGCCACGCCCGAAGCCACGGAGCGCGTCGCGGTCCCATCGAGCGTGGCGCCGCTGGCCGCCGGCTCCAGCGCCAGCGTCACGCTGACACTGGCCGAGACCGCCCGGTTGCCCTGCGCATCCAGCGTCTCCACCTGGATGACGGGCGCCATCGTCTGCCCGGCCACCGTCTGGGCCGGCGGCTGGGTGACGTACGCCAGCGACACCGGCGGGCCGGCGATGAACGTCACCTGCGGCTGCGTGGAAACAGCATTGCCGTTCAAGGTGGCGGAGATCGTCTTGGGCTCGGCGCGGATGGACGTGAGCGTCGCGCTGAAGGACCCATCCGCACCGGTGGTGCCGCTGCCCGGCGTCAGCGTGTTGTTGCTGCCGCTGGCGGTGAGTCCCACCGTCTGACCCGATACCGCATTGTCATAGGCGTCACGCGCCGTGACCTTCACGGAGGTGGAGTCCGTGCCGTCCGCGGTGACGGTGGTCTTGCTCACCTCCACCAGCGTCCGCGTCAGGTCCAAGGGTCCGGCGACGATGTCGAACGTGTTGCTGATGGCCCCCGCGAGGCCGCTACCGCTGGCGTGCAGCACGTAGCCGGTGCCCGCCTTCTGGACCTTCAGGTCGTTGAAGCTGACGTGGCCCTCGAACAGCGCCCGCGTCGTGGTGCCGCTCAGCGTCGCACCGCTGGACACCGGCTCCAGGGTCAGCGTCACGTTCGCGGTGGCCGACGTCACCCGGTTGCCCTGCGCATCCAGCACTTCCACCTCGATCGCGGGCGCCAGCGTCTGCCCGGCCACCGTCTGCGCCGGAGGCTGGACGATGAAGGCCAGCCGCGTGGCCGGAGCCGCGACGAACGTCACCTGCGGCTGCACCGCGACGCTGAGGCCGTTCAGGGTGGCGCTGACCGTCTTGACCTCCGCTCGGGTGGAGCGAAGCGTGCCGCTGAAGGAGCCGTCCGTACCGGTGGTGCCACTGGCCGGCATCAGCGTGTTGTTGCTGCCCGAGGCGGCGATCCCCACCGCCTGGCCCGACACCGCGTTGTCATAGGCGTCGCGCGCGGTGACCTTGACGGTGGTGGAGTCCGCGCCGTCCGCGGTGACGGTGGTCTTGCTCACCTCCACCAGCGTCCGCGTCAGGTCCGCGGGCCCCGCGATGATGCTGAACGCATTGCTCACGACATCCGTGAGCCCCGGACCGGTGGCGCGCAGCGTGTAGCCGGTGCCCGCCTTCTGGACGTTCAAGTCATTGAAGCTGACGGCCCCCGCGGACAGGGCCCGCGTCGTGGTGCCGCCCAGCGTGGCGCCGCTGGCCACCGGCTCCAGCGTCAGCGTCACGTCCGCGGTGGCCGACGTCACCGGGTTGCCCTGCGCATCCAACACCTGGAGCTGGATGGCGGGCGTCATCGTCTGCCCGGCCACCGTCTGGGCTGGCGGCTCGACGACGAAGACCAGCCGCGAGGCCGTGCCCGGAACGAACGTCACCTGCGGCCTCGGCGGCGCGACGGTGGAGCCCACCGTGGCCGCGATTGTCTTGGTCTCCGCCGTCGTGGAGCGGAGCGTCGCGGTGAAGGTGCCGTTGGCGCCCGAGGTGCCGCTGCCCGGCGTCAGCGCGTTGTCGGCGCCCGTGCTGGAGACGCTCACCGCCTGGCCCGACACCGGGTTGTCGAAGGCATCCCGCACGGTGACGGTGATGGTGGTGGAGTCCGTGCCATCCGCCACCACGGTGCTCTTGCTCACCTCCACCAGCGTCCGCGACGGATCCACCGGCCCCGCGGTGACGTCGAACGCCGAGCTCACCGCCGAGCCGAGCCCCTGCCCGGTGGCGGTCAGCATGTAGCCGGTGCCCGCGCGGTTCACGAGCAGATCATTGAAGCTCACCGTTCCGTCCGCGGTCGTCCGCGTGGCGGTGCCCCCCAGCGTGGCCCCATTGGGGGCGGAGGCCAGCGACAGCGTCACGTCCACGGGAGCCGTCACCACGTTGCCCTGGGCATCCATCACCCGCAGCTGCACGGCGGGCGTGAAGCGCTCTCCCGCACGCACCGAGGCGGGCGGCTGGGTGACGAAGACGAGCCGCGAGGCCGTGCCCGGGACGAACGTCACCTGCGGGTGCTGCGTCAGCTCGATGGCCTTGTCGCCAGTGCCCACCCTCACCGTCAGCGTCTTCGTCTCCGCGCGAGTCGAGGCGATGGTGCCCTGCGTCATTCCCGAGGCGTCCGTCGCCGTCGGCTGGACCAGCGTGTTGTCCGAGCCCGTCGCCGTGAAGGACACCGCCTGCCCCGGCAGCACGCGGCTGTTGCGATCACGCACCGTCACCTTGACGAGCGCCGTCGCCACACCATCCGCGAGGACGCCCGTGGCCGGCACCACCTCCACCGTGGACTGGGTGGCATCCGGGTCGCCCCGGGTGACGCCCACGTTCACCGGGGTGCTTCCATCGATGCACCCGGCGAAGACGAGCAACAGCAGCGCGAGAGGCAGACGCGTGGACACAGGAGGTACCTCGAGACGACAGACGGCGGAACGGCCCCGCCTGAGGAATTTCAGCGCCCTGGTATAGGGGATCCGGGCGTTTACACGAAGTTCTACAATCATACTGCACAGACGGGAGGGCAGAGGCATGGCTGCATCACCGTTGGGCATGCAAGCCGGGGCTGGATCTGCACCAGGCGGCTGATCAGAGCCTCGCATGTTGCCGTTCCCAGGGAGCCGGGCTCGTCAGCCACCCGCGCTCGCCCCTCCGCCCACCTCCGCCATGCGCAAGGCGTGAGGCCACGAGCCGCTTACCCCCCAGAGACAGCCTCACTCCACCTTTTTAATAGAGGGTCCCGGGGAGCGCTCGTTTCTGTCCTCGCTTCCAGGATCAGCGCTGCGCTGGAAGGAGACTTTCCGGCCCTGCCCACATCTGGAGCGTGTGGACGCCCGCCATACATAGAGAAAACGAATGTAAGGAGGCCTCCGAGCGCGGGAGCAGGGTCTCCTGACGTGGGCCGAGGAGCTGCGCGCTCACCGCGTCCGGGGCTGGGGACAGCTACTGCTGACGACCGCTGTTGTCGCGGACGGGAGGCGCGCTGCGCGGCGCCGTGCCCTCCTCCGCGCCGTAGCCGCCGACGCCCTTCTGGTGGATGCGGTCCTGAAGGTCCGAAGCGTGCGGGTGCGCGGCAAGGCGCCCCGCCCATGCTCCGCCGCTCGCCCCGTGCGCGGCCCTGGAGCGGGTGGGAATGAAGCGAGGGCCTCCGCCGAGGGACGGAGGCCCGGACTTCAGGGAGAGCCGGGGCTCAGCTCTTGTACTTCACGCTGCAGCCATAGGGCTCGGTGGAGGCGGCCGGCACGGGCTTGCCGGACAGCAGCGCGTCCACCGCGGTCTTCACGTGGTTGACGGCGGTGGCGTTCTTGCCGCGCGGATCATCGTCGATGGCGCCCGCGTAGCGCACCACGCCCTTCTCATCGATGACGTACATGTGCGGCGTCGTCTTGGCGCCATAGGCCTTGCCCACCGTGCCGGCGGGGTCCTGCAGCACGGGGTAGGCGAAGCCCTGCTCCTTCTTCCACGTCGCGTCGGCGCTCGCGGTGACGGTGTTGGTGGAGTTCACGGCCAGCCACACCACCTTGTTCGCATCGAAGCCCTTGAGGGTGTTCTGCATCGTCTTCGCCTTGTAGTGGCGCTGGACGAAGGGGCACTCCTTGTTGGTCCACTCGAGGACGACAATCTTCCCCTGGTACTGGGACAGCGAGTGCTCCTTGCCCGCCTCGTCCTTGAGGGTGAAGGCGGGGGCAGGCTTGCCTACCTCGGCGGTGTCCGCGGCGAAGGCGGGGACGGCGAAGCCCACGGCGGCGGTGAGCGCCAGGGCGGTGAGGATGCGCTTCATCGGTTCATCTCCTTGGTCTACGGGGGGTGCGGCGAGGGAAGTGCTCCCCCGCCAGGGAAGGTGCGAAGACTGGAAGTCGCCAGCCACTCACGTGGCATCGGTGCCCAGCCCGGATGCTCGCTTCACGGCCTGGATGACGATGTCCGCGGTGAGCAGCTCGGGAAGAACCTCGGGCCGGTCCGGCGTGGCGGGGCTGATGACCAGGTACATGGGGACTCCGGCGCGGCCGTGCGCGCTGAGCATGGCGGTGATGCGCTCGTCGCGACGCGTCCAGTCCGCCACGAAGAAGGCGACCTGGTGGCGAGTGAAGGCGGAGCGCACGTCCTCGCGCGAGAGCACGGTGCGCTCGTTGAACTTGCAGGTGAGGCACCAGTCCGCGGTGAAGTCGATGAAGACGGGCTGCCCGGCCTCGAGCGCCGCGGCCACGGCGGCCTGGTCCCACGGCTGCGCCGCGGAGACGGTGGAGGCGCGCGCGGTGGGAGCCGCGCCATCGAAGCGCAGGGTGAAGCCGCCCGTCGTGACGAGCACCGCCAGCGCGGCCAGCACCCCCACCAGGCGCCGCGTCCCACCGGAGGCCTGCGCCAGCCCGTACAGCCACGCGCCCATGGCCACGGCCACGAGGAACGCGAGCAGCCGCGCCATGCCATCCACGCCGGCCAGCCCGCCCATGACCCACACCAGCCACACGGCGGTGCCCAGCAGGGCGAAGCCCAGCACCTGCTTGGCGCGCTCCATCCACGCGCCGGGCTTGGGCAGCCGCTTCGCCAGGCCCGGAATCATCACGAGCGCGCAGAAGGGCAGCGCCAGGCCCAGGCCCAGCGCGGTGAAGATGGCGAGCACCGTGCCCGTGCCGGCGGCGAAGGCGAAGCCCACCGCGGTGCCCATCATCGGCGCGGAGCAGGGCGTGGCCAGCACCACGGCGAGCACGCCCTCACCCACGCTGCGAGACAGGCCGTGCGAGGCGTCCACCTTGCCCGCCAGCGACGTGCCATCGGTGCCCACGTTGAAGACGCCGAAGAGGTTGAGCGCGAAGGCCACCAGCAGGCCGCAGACGCCGGCGACGAAGAGCGGCTCCTGGAACTGGAAGCCCCAGCCCACGCTGTTGCCGCCCGCGCGCACCACCAGCACGACGATGGCCAGCAGCAGCATCGTCCCGATGATGCCGCCGGTGTACGCCAGGGCGTGCCGGCCCACGCGGCCCCGGTCCTCCTGCGCCAGCCGGGTGAAGCCGTAGGCCTTGAGCGCCAGCACGGGGAAGACGCACGGCATGAGGTTGAGGATGGCGCCACCCAGGAAGGCGAACAGCAGCGCCAGGCCCAGGGACAGCTCCGGAGCGGCCGCCGCGGGCGCCGTCATCTGCGCCTGTGCCGGAGGCGGCACGGACGGGGCCATCAGCCCGGGTACGGTGGGAGGCGCCTTCGCGGCGACGGGGACGACCTCCACGGGCGCCAGCGGCAGATCCACCTCGAGCGCGCGATAGCCCGTCTTCGCGGTGCCCAGCCGCAGCACGCCCTTGAGGCGCGGCTCCTCCTTGGGAGCCTCCACCGCGGCGTCACCCTGGAGCCGGAACCGCCCGGGAGCCTCGGAGACGAGGTCCATGCGCTTGATGCCGCGCACGCGCTCGGGGACGAAGAAGCCGGGCTCCACGCCGGGGAGCGCCTGACCATCCGTGGCGGACACGGTCAGTGTTCCAGTGAAGGGCTGGCCCGTCTTGAGGCTCTGCGCGTCCAGCTTGAGCGCCGTCGCCACGCTGGCGGCCTGGGCGGTGCGAGGCACCTGAGCCTGGGAGGCATCGAAGGCGACGGTGGTCTCCGCGTTGCGCACCGTCTCCGGGCCCACGGGCAGCGAGCGCGAGAGGACCATCTCGGCGGGGATGCAGCGCTCCCGGCACACGAGCGCGTCCACGGCGGCCGACAGCGTGAGGCTGCCCGTGGCCTGCTCGGAGGCGCGCGCCTCGGCGAAGAGGAGCACCTCGTCATGGTAGCCGTAGGTGACGATGAAGCCGTCCGGCGTGCGGAAGGTGGACGGGAAGGGCCAGCGCAGCTCGCCCACGGTGACGCCGGGAGTGTCCCACGTCACGTCGGTGGACAGGCCCGAGTCGCCCGGGTTCTTCCAGTAGATGTGCCAGTCGGGGTCCATCCGGAAGCGGACGCCGACACGGAAGGTGTCTCCCGGCTTCACCTGGGAGGCGTCGAGCAGCAGCTCTCCCTCCACGCGCGGGTTGCCCTCATCGGGCGCGCCGGAGCCCACGGCCGAGGACGGAGGCCCCGCCCACGCCACCGCGGATGCCACCAGCCCACACAGGAGCAGTCCCCACCTCGATCGCCGCTGACGCCTCATGCGCCTCCCGTTAACCCGTCGGCTCTGCCCCCGCCACCCCTACTGTCCGGTCCCTCGCAACCCCGCGAGCGGGCAGGCATTCCCGGGAACATTGAGTGACGGGAAGGTAGCGGAAGTTTCAGCGCAGGAGGCCCGCCTTCCGCTGGGAACGGATCTCCAGCAATTGAGGCTGGTTACCGGCCGCGTCTGGCGAACAGGGCTTCCAGCGCCTCGAGCTGGGTGCTGTTCGAGCGTCCCTGCGGCTCCGAGCGGAACACGGTCTTCAGCCGGGCAAGCACACGGTGCACGGTGGCGCGTTTCCGTGTGGACTTCCATCGGGCATGAAGGACTCGGAGTGCGCTGGCGAGCTTAGTCGAGGAAGCGCCTCTCCCACCGGCGGGTGTCTTCCTCGGACTGGCCGAGCATGCGCCCATCTGGATCGCGGAAGAGCCAGGGCTCCAGGACACGGGCCAGTTCCCGGTAGGCTGGCAGCGTATCCCCGCGCTCTGTGTCGCCCGCTTCGGGCCATGCGCCCAGGGTGATGAGCACCTTGTCCCTGGCCAGCTCCTGAACGGTTGTGCCAGGACTGTGGAGCCGTGCGCGCAGCCCCTCGGCGCCACCAAGCTCTCCCAGCACAGGCTGTCCCAGGAACGTGAGCCAGGAGGGGCCTCGCACACGGGTTCCAATGTCCCAGGAGTGATCCGAGGGTGAGTCGTAGACGTCGATGCCCGGATACCGGAGCCAATACCGGGCCACCTGCTGTCGGATGCCTACCAGGGAGTACTCGGCATTGAAGGACAATCCTCCGTGCCCAGAGCAGAGGGGCAAGGGAGCCGCCCACTCCATGGCGAGCTCGCGAACACGCGCTGGACCATGCTCCTCCAGGAACTCCGTAGGGAGCCAGAAGGTGGCCGTGCAGACCGCGCCCGGATTCTTCGCGACATGAGGAGCTTGGAGCTCCTTGCCCCAGTAGTTGAAGCGATAGCGGTTGTCGTTGTCGGATCCGTCTCTCAGCGGGATGATGGGAAACTGGCGCTCGCGGAGTTCCTTCCGTGTGAGCTCCCAGCCTCGTTCATCCAGCGGCTGTGGCTCTCCCTCTTCATCCAGGTACCAGCCCAACGCTTGCGGCCCTACGGCACGGACATAGGTCTCCAGCGACTGCAAGATGTTCTCACCGAGCTCCCGATGGGAATGCCGCATGTAGAAGCTGATGCTCAACCCTTCGCGCATCAGCTCGAAGTCCTCCTGGTCGCGGAGGCGTATCCGAGGGTAATGCTCGGTCATCGGTAGACTCCCAGGTGAGGCTGAACCCGTGCAAGCTCACCACCCAAGGCCTTCTGGTACACCTCACACTGGAGTGCGAGAGCATGCTGCTCCAGGTCCAGCTGCATCGCTCGTGTGATGGGCTGCCCCTTGCTGTCGGTGCCGACGACCTCCTTGCACTCCTCATGTGTGGGGGAGCGCCCAGGATGTTTGAGCATCCCCTCGGAGCGTGCCGCTATTCGAAACGGAATCCGGGACCTGAGCATATTGGCGAGGCACTCCGTCGCTGGCTGTGCCACAGGCCGTGAAGAAGAGGACAGCGCTAAGCGCCCGCCACACCGCCTCCCAGATGGATCTTTTCGCTTCATGAAGGACCCCTTCCCAAGGCTCTCGCGCTTCTACCGAAGTGAGGGA encodes the following:
- a CDS encoding beta strand repeat-containing protein, producing MSTRLPLALLLLVFAGCIDGSTPVNVGVTRGDPDATQSTVEVVPATGVLADGVATALVKVTVRDRNSRVLPGQAVSFTATGSDNTLVQPTATDASGMTQGTIASTRAETKTLTVRVGTGDKAIELTQHPQVTFVPGTASRLVFVTQPPASVRAGERFTPAVQLRVMDAQGNVVTAPVDVTLSLASAPNGATLGGTATRTTADGTVSFNDLLVNRAGTGYMLTATGQGLGSAVSSAFDVTAGPVDPSRTLVEVSKSTVVADGTDSTTITVTVRDAFDNPVSGQAVSVSSTGADNALTPGSGTSGANGTFTATLRSTTAETKTIAATVGSTVAPPRPQVTFVPGTASRLVFVVEPPAQTVAGQTMTPAIQLQVLDAQGNPVTSATADVTLTLEPVASGATLGGTTTRALSAGAVSFNDLNVQKAGTGYTLRATGPGLTDVVSNAFSIIAGPADLTRTLVEVSKTTVTADGADSTTVKVTARDAYDNAVSGQAVGIAASGSNNTLMPASGTTGTDGSFSGTLRSTRAEVKTVSATLNGLSVAVQPQVTFVAAPATRLAFIVQPPAQTVAGQTLAPAIEVEVLDAQGNRVTSATANVTLTLEPVSSGATLSGTTTRALFEGHVSFNDLKVQKAGTGYVLHASGSGLAGAISNTFDIVAGPLDLTRTLVEVSKTTVTADGTDSTSVKVTARDAYDNAVSGQTVGLTASGSNNTLTPGSGTTGADGSFSATLTSIRAEPKTISATLNGNAVSTQPQVTFIAGPPVSLAYVTQPPAQTVAGQTMAPVIQVETLDAQGNRAVSASVSVTLALEPAASGATLDGTATRSVASGVASFNDLNVKKAGTGYTLRATATGLTAAVSTAFNIVTGPVDPLRTLVEVSKTTVTADGADSTTVKVTVRDTYDNGVSGQTVGLTASGSGNTLTPPSGSTGADGSFSATLTSTRAELKTISATLNGNPVSTQPQVTFIAGPPVRLAYVTQPPPQTVAGQTLTPALQVEVLDAQGNRVASPNVSVTLVLEPAASGATLDGTATRQTASGVAGFNDLNVKKAGTGYTLRATATGLTAAVSNPFDIVAAPVDLTRTLVEVSKTTVTADGTDFTVVTVTVRDAYDNPVPGQAVVPAVTGSNNTLTPPSGSTSAGGTFSATLTSIRAETKTISATVNGTAVSPQPQVTFVPGPAVRLAFVTQPPAQTVAGQTLTPALQVEALDAQGNRVASPSVSVTLVLEPAASGATLDGTATQQTASGVASFGDLNIKKAGTGYTLRATAAGLTPAVSNAFNIIADTPSLPQTTVTVSKSSVIADGLDFTTITVTVRDAFGNPVSGQSVGLGVSGADNTLSSTSGTTAADGTFSATLSSILAELKTVSATLNGNPVAQQPQVTFTAGPAVALNFLVEPPATVSAGQTLAPSVRVEVLDGRGNRVASSTATVTLVLDPVASGVLLRGTVSRAVVAGVATFDDLFVEQSGTAYTLRASAAGLSNAVSSPFDVTAGAPNSTTSTLTVTPASVVADNVAEATITVTVKDQYGNPVASQAVNVTASGVNNTLTPASGTSGADGRFVARLRSTRAEVKSVDATAAALVLPTASVTFVAGPIATLSLSAAPTQVEANGMDPTTLTATAEDAFGNRVPGVPIVFAAPGTGNVFNPGDGPTDVNGQRITTLTSTSTGTKIVTATGAGRNGLATVTFLRPPANVSNPVLTTSSVSGCAAIQYTVTQSASARADIIVEYEQEGVFKRATQAGATTGSGVQGVATSPTGVTHTFHWNSTADLSSSNETIRMRVTAQVPGALPSSAILNGVVMANGLHFAPPGLLPAGSTPKVVARADVNNDGRTDLVVGSAANDVQVLLGNGMGSFGAPTAVAVGASASVLLVRDVDGDGKADVLAGGSNTNIYLLKGTGTGTFGAATVATTLQGPPEGLAVGDFNRDGKLDLAATSGVGTVEVALATTAGVFAAPTRTNVGGSPGRLMTADLNLDARLDLLFVDSTQDVRTMLGTGAGTFGVASTVGVGPGASALTVSDVNLDGRPDVLAGLSSSSALVVARGNGDGTFSSQPAIPLGGTPEDIAVADMNEDGFRDVVVSGVGSDVLLLAGKSDGSLSTTPLMAPAGGPTTRLVVLDADRSGRPDVVAVRPAANGVAVLLSLQADRCETAFIAGLQLPVSPSPAAATVADLDGDGRPDLVVAVGGAVAGASALNIAKGRGNGTFSPFTAVSLGTTAQNPQGVAAGDLNADGRLDLVSANANTNTVSVLLDNGAGGYSTPSPWNTGSSPRAVAIADFDADGKVDLAVANGSGSNVTVLYGNGDGTFPTSFTFNVGVSPQSLVAVDLNGDGKPDIVTANFGGNNVTSLRNNGGRTSTSFTSLGNSLLGYPPRAIATGDFNADNKPDIAVVGNPSSVGSVSVMLGAGDGTLGGAITTSANLTTPEFKDPRGMVVGDFDADGQQDVMVSNFSDATLILLKGLGNGRFSIGPVTATGTAAVGLVGGDVDGDGKPDLVGPITADNRVFVLRSKGSGVPGAALHPVQTGTGAVSARGVTVVDMNKDGKLDVLTANRSSNKVSLLLGDGTGSFLLSPSSPTVGTSPSFIAAGDVDRDGNMDAVVTNNNTSTPSLSVLLGDGNGGLTKVATDLSNSAVPRSVSLADFNGDGALDLLTSGSAVYLRLNNGSGGFLASTAFTVGGTSQYAVVADFNQDGRPDVASANASSGSTVGVLLGNGAGGLVTPAKVQGLGGNGVALAAADFDRDGKVDLAVTTSAATGYEVKVLKGRGDGTFEGTLLAALPFTSPSQTPDWLTVGDVDGDGRLDIVTVVLNSDAILVWRGDGAGGFSGPMVLGASDQTQSVALADVNSDGLTDIIAGGFSLVGVLLGR
- a CDS encoding thioredoxin family protein, whose protein sequence is MKRILTALALTAAVGFAVPAFAADTAEVGKPAPAFTLKDEAGKEHSLSQYQGKIVVLEWTNKECPFVQRHYKAKTMQNTLKGFDANKVVWLAVNSTNTVTASADATWKKEQGFAYPVLQDPAGTVGKAYGAKTTPHMYVIDEKGVVRYAGAIDDDPRGKNATAVNHVKTAVDALLSGKPVPAASTEPYGCSVKYKS
- a CDS encoding protein-disulfide reductase DsbD family protein: MRRQRRSRWGLLLCGLVASAVAWAGPPSSAVGSGAPDEGNPRVEGELLLDASQVKPGDTFRVGVRFRMDPDWHIYWKNPGDSGLSTDVTWDTPGVTVGELRWPFPSTFRTPDGFIVTYGYHDEVLLFAEARASEQATGSLTLSAAVDALVCRERCIPAEMVLSRSLPVGPETVRNAETTVAFDASQAQVPRTAQAASVATALKLDAQSLKTGQPFTGTLTVSATDGQALPGVEPGFFVPERVRGIKRMDLVSEAPGRFRLQGDAAVEAPKEEPRLKGVLRLGTAKTGYRALEVDLPLAPVEVVPVAAKAPPTVPGLMAPSVPPPAQAQMTAPAAAAPELSLGLALLFAFLGGAILNLMPCVFPVLALKAYGFTRLAQEDRGRVGRHALAYTGGIIGTMLLLAIVVLVVRAGGNSVGWGFQFQEPLFVAGVCGLLVAFALNLFGVFNVGTDGTSLAGKVDASHGLSRSVGEGVLAVVLATPCSAPMMGTAVGFAFAAGTGTVLAIFTALGLGLALPFCALVMIPGLAKRLPKPGAWMERAKQVLGFALLGTAVWLVWVMGGLAGVDGMARLLAFLVAVAMGAWLYGLAQASGGTRRLVGVLAALAVLVTTGGFTLRFDGAAPTARASTVSAAQPWDQAAVAAALEAGQPVFIDFTADWCLTCKFNERTVLSREDVRSAFTRHQVAFFVADWTRRDERITAMLSAHGRAGVPMYLVISPATPDRPEVLPELLTADIVIQAVKRASGLGTDAT
- a CDS encoding DUF3396 domain-containing protein, whose amino-acid sequence is MTEHYPRIRLRDQEDFELMREGLSISFYMRHSHRELGENILQSLETYVRAVGPQALGWYLDEEGEPQPLDERGWELTRKELRERQFPIIPLRDGSDNDNRYRFNYWGKELQAPHVAKNPGAVCTATFWLPTEFLEEHGPARVRELAMEWAAPLPLCSGHGGLSFNAEYSLVGIRQQVARYWLRYPGIDVYDSPSDHSWDIGTRVRGPSWLTFLGQPVLGELGGAEGLRARLHSPGTTVQELARDKVLITLGAWPEAGDTERGDTLPAYRELARVLEPWLFRDPDGRMLGQSEEDTRRWERRFLD